The Gammaproteobacteria bacterium genome includes the window AGCTATGCAGGATGTCGCGCAGGATGTCACGCAGGAGGCGGCGCCGGTGGCGGGTGGTTACACCGGAAAAGTTGATCTGACCACGCAGCTTGTTGCCCTTGGGGCCGGCGTTGGCGGTTATGCCGCAGCCTTTCGCGCTGCGGATTCAGGTCTGCAGGTCACGTTGGTCGATCGCTGGCCGACGCTGGGCGGAGTATGTCTTAATGTCGGCTGCATCCCGTCCAAAGCCTATCTGCATGCGGCGAAAGTTATTGAAGACGCCGCGCATATGGCCGGGCAGGGGATAACTTTCGGGCCGCCTGAAATCGACCATGAAAAGCTTCGTGGCTGGAAAGACCAGGTTGTCAAAAAGCTGACCGGTGGCCTGGCTGGGCTGGCGAAACAGCGGAAAGTTGATGTCATCCAGGGAGAGGCGCGGTTTCTTTCACCGCACCACCTGGAAATAACGGGGCCGGATGGTACCCGCGTACTGCAGTTCGAGCAGTGCGTGATTGCTGCGGGCTCGGAACCGGCCCGGCTGCCGTTTCAGCCTGACGATGAGCGCATACTCGACTCGACCAGTGCGCTCGAGCTCGAGGGATTGCCGGAATCGATGCTGGTCATCGGTGGGGGAATTATCGGCCTGGAAATGGCCACGGTGTACTCGGCGCTCGGCACGAAAATTACTGTGGTCGAGCTGACCGACAAGCTGATTCCTGAATGTGATCAGGACCTGGTGCGCCCGCTGCGTAAACGCATTGCAAAGCAGTACCAGGATATCTATCTCGGTACCAGCGTGACCGGCATGAAGGCTGGCAAGAAAGGAATTACGGTCACGTTCGAGGGCAAAGACGCCCCGGCCGAGGCAACCTATGACAGGGTCCTGGTGGCCATTGGCCGCAAACCCAATGGCGCGTTGCTGGACGCCGAAAACGCTGGAGTCGTTGTCGACGATCGCGGGTTTATCAGTGTCGACAGGCAGATGCGTACCAACGTGTCTCACATATTCGCGGTTGGTGACATCGTCGGCCAGCCGATGCTTGCTCATAAAGGTACCCACCAGGGACGTGTCGCTGCAGAAGTCGCCGCCGGGCACAAGGTGGCGTTCGATGCACGGGTCATCCCCTCGGTTGCGTATACCGACCCGGAAATAGCCTGGGTGGGGATAACCGAAAACGAGGCAAAAGCAGCCGGCATTGACTACGGCAAGGGCGTATTCCCGTGGGCGGCCAGCGGGCGCTCTCTTGGCATGGGTCGCGATGAGGGCAGCACCAAGCTGCTGTTCGACGAGGACACCGGACAAATCATCGGGGCAGGTATCGTCGGCCCGCATGCCGGTGACCTGATCTCCGAGTGTGCGCTGGCAATCGAGATGGGTTGTGATGCAGAAGACCTGGGCTTGACCATCCATCCACATCCAACCCTGTCCGAGACGGTAATGATGGCGGCAGAGATGTTCGAGGGTACGATTATCGATCTCTACGCGCC containing:
- the lpdA gene encoding dihydrolipoyl dehydrogenase, with amino-acid sequence MSAGISIRVPDIGDFTNVDVIEVHVSAGDTVAAEDPLITLETDKAAMDIPAPQSGTVGEVSLAVGDKASEGTLVCLLQPSETATDTPAAAMQDVAQDVTQEAAPVAGGYTGKVDLTTQLVALGAGVGGYAAAFRAADSGLQVTLVDRWPTLGGVCLNVGCIPSKAYLHAAKVIEDAAHMAGQGITFGPPEIDHEKLRGWKDQVVKKLTGGLAGLAKQRKVDVIQGEARFLSPHHLEITGPDGTRVLQFEQCVIAAGSEPARLPFQPDDERILDSTSALELEGLPESMLVIGGGIIGLEMATVYSALGTKITVVELTDKLIPECDQDLVRPLRKRIAKQYQDIYLGTSVTGMKAGKKGITVTFEGKDAPAEATYDRVLVAIGRKPNGALLDAENAGVVVDDRGFISVDRQMRTNVSHIFAVGDIVGQPMLAHKGTHQGRVAAEVAAGHKVAFDARVIPSVAYTDPEIAWVGITENEAKAAGIDYGKGVFPWAASGRSLGMGRDEGSTKLLFDEDTGQIIGAGIVGPHAGDLISECALAIEMGCDAEDLGLTIHPHPTLSETVMMAAEMFEGTIIDLYAPKKKKKKK